A genomic segment from Legionella quinlivanii encodes:
- a CDS encoding heparan-alpha-glucosaminide N-acetyltransferase domain-containing protein — MNILQENQSAISQASFLNEETKSRASGKATRFSALDIQRGMIMMMMAFSHGREYMGADSYSNYHMDASPAWKGDFWVDFFQQVGVSSIVAGGFFMMMGIGIYFLWHSRLKEGYHANEVWRYLLTRGAVMVTVQFTIMAFFETISSEHFYLYVGVLYALGICMMLAACCLRLLEAIKQTAWGRAHSAIDYWLPLMIGAGIIIINQLLVFQTQASDISPTLGKILLLLGGGYNIHGIHVDFDFMPLPWFPAVAFGLIIGKIISRRDARSIKLLQWIALALLASWFLLKTAYLQGIFSWGDYKLLVPGEHLDWRSYFCSSKYPPSLSYFLFAWGINLTGILLWLKLENRIGHIPFVLQPLKTFGQCALFFFICHWYLYYIISILLPAKLSSAGGLLGFWLIGLMLMYPACYFYRNFKMTKSKESLWRMF, encoded by the coding sequence TTGAATATCTTGCAAGAAAATCAGTCAGCAATTTCGCAGGCCTCATTTCTGAATGAAGAAACTAAAAGCAGAGCCAGTGGTAAGGCAACCCGTTTTAGTGCATTAGATATACAGCGCGGCATGATCATGATGATGATGGCTTTTTCTCACGGACGCGAATACATGGGGGCGGATAGCTATTCCAACTATCACATGGATGCTTCTCCAGCATGGAAGGGTGATTTTTGGGTCGATTTTTTTCAGCAAGTGGGTGTATCCTCCATTGTCGCTGGCGGTTTCTTTATGATGATGGGGATAGGGATCTACTTCTTATGGCATTCCCGCCTGAAGGAAGGTTACCACGCCAATGAAGTTTGGCGATACTTGCTAACTCGTGGGGCAGTGATGGTAACCGTCCAGTTTACTATCATGGCTTTTTTTGAAACTATTTCCTCCGAGCATTTTTATTTATATGTGGGTGTTCTCTATGCTTTAGGCATATGCATGATGTTGGCGGCGTGTTGTTTACGATTACTTGAAGCCATAAAACAAACTGCCTGGGGTAGAGCACATTCTGCTATCGATTATTGGCTGCCGTTAATGATTGGCGCCGGCATAATAATTATCAACCAGTTACTGGTGTTCCAGACTCAGGCCTCGGATATTTCGCCAACCTTGGGCAAAATCCTGTTGTTGCTAGGAGGAGGCTATAACATTCATGGGATTCATGTGGATTTTGATTTTATGCCCCTTCCCTGGTTCCCCGCTGTCGCCTTTGGACTCATTATCGGCAAAATCATTTCACGTCGAGATGCGAGAAGCATTAAACTTTTGCAGTGGATAGCATTGGCTTTACTGGCAAGCTGGTTTTTGCTAAAAACTGCTTATCTGCAAGGAATATTTTCCTGGGGTGATTATAAGTTACTGGTACCTGGTGAACATTTGGATTGGCGCTCGTATTTCTGCTCCAGTAAATATCCTCCCAGTCTTTCCTATTTTCTTTTTGCCTGGGGCATTAATCTGACAGGAATTCTGCTGTGGTTAAAATTGGAAAACCGTATCGGACACATACCCTTTGTTCTGCAGCCCTTGAAAACCTTTGGCCAATGCGCCTTGTTCTTTTTCATTTGCCATTGGTATCTCTATTATATAATTTCCATCCTGTTACCCGCTAAACTAAGCTCGGCAGGTGGACTCCTGGGCTTCTGGCTAATTGGTTTGATGCTCATGTATCCTGCCTGTTATTTTTACCGCAATTTTAAAATGACAAAATCCAAAGAGTCCTTATGGAGAATGTTTTAA
- a CDS encoding leucyl aminopeptidase family protein → MQAELFYKNQGQDIVPVFLLAKQDWDSGMPELIASERNQFFTQRFKGNAGDICIISGDNGKCQKVYLGAGESNSYSLSLAIAASRLPEGNYQLQQDLSNADIIFWGLAQYCYDRYKKQEIQPRVLILNENLQDIIQDVDAAFLVRDLINAPTNCMGPEDLADVVKAMATRYGASFQEWVGDELLTANFPAIHAVGRASVHQPRLLNLNWGNEDHPKVCLVGKGVCFDSGGLDIKPSNFMRLMKKDMGGAAQVLGLAQWIMDKQLPVRLQVLIPAVENAIGPDAYRPGDVLTMRNGLTVEVDNTDAEGRLVLADALALAGEEKPELIIDFATLTGAARTAVGTEISALFCNDDALANELYDTSVRVNDPVWRLPLYAPYAPLLDSSIADLSNCSAAPYAGAIVAALFLQRFIPADTPWLHFDVMAWNTSSKPGKPEGGEAMGIRAVGEYLLGRFRSS, encoded by the coding sequence ATGCAGGCAGAATTATTTTATAAAAATCAAGGTCAGGATATTGTTCCTGTTTTTCTGCTTGCTAAACAGGATTGGGATTCAGGAATGCCCGAGCTGATTGCCTCTGAGCGTAATCAGTTTTTTACCCAGCGTTTCAAGGGAAATGCGGGGGATATTTGCATCATTAGCGGCGACAATGGAAAATGTCAGAAAGTGTATCTGGGGGCGGGTGAGTCCAACAGTTACTCGCTGTCGCTGGCTATCGCTGCTTCCCGCCTGCCGGAAGGGAATTATCAGCTGCAGCAGGATTTGAGCAATGCGGATATTATCTTCTGGGGCCTGGCTCAATACTGCTATGATCGTTATAAAAAGCAGGAAATACAACCTCGGGTTCTCATACTTAACGAGAATCTGCAAGATATTATTCAGGATGTCGATGCCGCATTCTTGGTCCGAGACCTGATTAATGCTCCCACTAACTGTATGGGACCTGAGGATTTGGCGGATGTTGTAAAAGCGATGGCCACTCGTTATGGAGCCAGTTTTCAGGAATGGGTTGGTGATGAGCTTTTAACGGCCAATTTCCCTGCTATTCATGCTGTGGGAAGAGCCTCTGTTCATCAGCCGCGCCTGTTAAACTTAAACTGGGGAAATGAAGATCATCCCAAAGTTTGCCTGGTTGGAAAAGGAGTCTGTTTTGACAGTGGCGGCCTGGATATTAAACCCTCAAACTTCATGCGTCTTATGAAAAAAGATATGGGTGGAGCCGCGCAAGTGCTGGGACTGGCTCAATGGATTATGGACAAGCAACTCCCGGTCAGACTGCAAGTGCTAATCCCCGCTGTAGAAAATGCTATTGGTCCGGACGCTTATCGTCCTGGCGACGTATTGACGATGAGAAATGGCCTCACGGTTGAAGTGGATAACACCGATGCGGAAGGGCGATTAGTCCTTGCTGATGCGCTTGCCCTGGCGGGCGAGGAGAAACCAGAGCTCATCATTGATTTTGCAACCTTAACCGGGGCTGCTAGAACGGCGGTTGGTACCGAAATTTCAGCCTTATTCTGTAATGATGATGCATTGGCGAATGAGCTATACGATACATCAGTGAGGGTCAATGATCCTGTATGGCGTTTGCCGCTTTATGCACCTTACGCGCCTTTGCTGGATTCTTCAATTGCGGATTTGTCCAATTGCTCCGCGGCCCCTTATGCTGGGGCAATTGTTGCCGCTTTATTTTTACAACGCTTCATTCCCGCAGATACTCCCTGGCTCCATTTTGATGTGATGGCATGGAATACTTCTTCCAAACCGGGCAAACCCGAAGGCGGGGAAGCGATGGGAATTCGGGCAGTAGGTGAATATCTGCTTGGACGATTCAGAAGCTCTTGA
- the murJ gene encoding murein biosynthesis integral membrane protein MurJ — MSATEIMLPKQQSLLRSTTLVSVMTFISRMTGFARDVVIAQLFGAGAGMDAFFVAFRIPNFMRRLFAEGAFSQAFVPVLAEYQQTQSVEDVRLFIARVSGQLSAVLSVVTLIGILATPLIILIFAPGFGEGSPRSLLATEMLRITFPYLMLVSLTAMAGAVLNTYGYFAIPAITPVMLNLSMILAAWYLSPMLPQPVVALAWGVFIAGVAQFLFQLPFLYKRTLLVRPRLARKDEGVKRVMKLMIPALFGVSIAQLNLMVDSIFASFLKIGSVSWLYYTDRLTDFPLGVFGVAIATVILPHLSRRHAEQNNERYSRALDWGLRLILLIGLPAGIGLAVFSMPMIACCFSYGKFNLNDLLQTQKSLIALGSGVPAFMMIKVLASGFYARQDIKTPVKIGAIAMVVNSIFCAVLIWPLAHAGLALSSTLAGYVNCGLLIFLLLRKKIYHPAKAWLKFIMQLLFANTLIAVYLYYASGDVETWLHLSSVMRLMLLFAHVGAAILIYFSALYLTGVRPRQFRGLIKE, encoded by the coding sequence ATGTCTGCGACTGAGATAATGCTTCCAAAACAACAAAGTCTGCTGCGCTCAACCACACTGGTTTCCGTGATGACATTCATTTCAAGAATGACCGGTTTTGCCCGCGATGTGGTCATCGCTCAGCTTTTTGGTGCCGGGGCTGGAATGGACGCCTTTTTTGTAGCGTTTCGGATCCCCAATTTTATGCGGCGCTTATTTGCCGAAGGCGCATTCTCACAAGCGTTTGTTCCGGTTTTGGCTGAATATCAGCAAACGCAGTCCGTTGAGGATGTGCGGCTGTTTATCGCGCGCGTTTCGGGCCAATTATCCGCAGTGCTTTCGGTGGTCACTTTAATCGGCATTCTGGCAACGCCGCTGATTATTTTAATTTTTGCTCCCGGTTTTGGAGAGGGGAGTCCGCGAAGTCTTCTGGCCACAGAAATGCTGCGTATTACGTTTCCCTATCTGATGTTGGTTTCGCTAACCGCAATGGCGGGTGCTGTGTTAAACACCTATGGCTATTTTGCCATTCCAGCGATAACCCCTGTCATGTTAAATCTGAGTATGATCCTGGCGGCCTGGTATCTAAGCCCCATGTTGCCTCAGCCGGTAGTCGCACTGGCCTGGGGGGTATTTATTGCCGGTGTCGCCCAGTTTCTGTTTCAGCTGCCTTTTCTTTATAAAAGAACCTTATTGGTCAGACCCCGTCTAGCGCGAAAGGACGAAGGGGTTAAGCGGGTGATGAAATTGATGATTCCCGCTCTCTTTGGCGTTTCAATCGCACAGTTAAATTTAATGGTCGACTCGATTTTTGCCTCTTTTTTAAAGATAGGCTCTGTTTCCTGGCTTTATTACACTGATCGCTTAACTGATTTTCCTCTGGGTGTTTTTGGTGTGGCAATTGCCACAGTTATTTTGCCACATTTGTCACGCCGGCATGCCGAGCAAAACAATGAGCGCTATTCACGGGCACTGGATTGGGGATTAAGACTCATTTTATTAATTGGCTTGCCGGCAGGGATTGGTCTGGCTGTTTTTTCCATGCCCATGATTGCCTGTTGTTTTTCCTATGGGAAATTTAACTTGAATGATCTTCTGCAAACTCAAAAAAGCCTGATTGCATTGGGCAGCGGTGTGCCTGCTTTTATGATGATTAAAGTGCTCGCCTCAGGATTTTATGCCCGTCAGGATATTAAAACGCCGGTAAAAATCGGGGCCATCGCAATGGTGGTTAACAGTATTTTTTGTGCGGTATTAATCTGGCCCCTGGCCCATGCAGGCCTTGCGCTTTCTTCAACCCTTGCCGGTTATGTGAACTGTGGATTGCTTATTTTCCTTCTTTTGCGTAAAAAAATTTATCATCCGGCAAAAGCTTGGCTAAAATTTATAATGCAGTTGTTGTTTGCCAATACATTAATTGCTGTTTATCTCTATTATGCCAGTGGTGATGTCGAAACGTGGTTGCATCTTTCATCGGTTATGAGGCTCATGCTGCTGTTCGCTCATGTGGGTGCGGCAATTCTTATTTATTTTTCAGCACTGTATTTAACTGGTGTAAGACCCCGGCAATTTCGCGGATTAATTAAGGAGTAA
- the rpsT gene encoding 30S ribosomal protein S20, translated as MANIKSAIKRARQNIKLRQHNASARSMYRTFVKNVLKAVETGDHEAAKAAYAKAQPVIDKAAGKGLIHKNKAARIKSRLSARIKAMSA; from the coding sequence GTGGCAAATATTAAGTCAGCAATTAAACGCGCCCGTCAAAACATTAAATTGCGCCAACATAATGCCAGTGCGCGCTCAATGTACCGTACTTTTGTAAAAAATGTACTGAAAGCCGTTGAAACAGGTGACCATGAAGCAGCTAAAGCAGCTTATGCCAAAGCACAACCTGTTATTGACAAAGCGGCTGGCAAGGGCCTGATTCATAAGAATAAAGCAGCCCGTATTAAAAGCCGTCTGAGTGCTCGTATCAAAGCGATGTCTGCCTGA
- a CDS encoding alpha/beta hydrolase family protein, with translation MTPQTLIELYIKQKNKARFSTSKIFQEGYKKAFQEATADVEIVASDEFAPPLFEGQPSIPFVLFKPKTVNAERPAPLIIHTHGGPNVYMSKDNLHAEIAYFLTHGFVVACPNYRGSTDYPVEGKEKEDWLKWKDLAKDKHHIYGPQDIYAVTQYMLAMGFINSPKAILRGGSFGSFINAHLLAQVKKGIFENLFSGAHFSGGVKYPHASSMPTDIPILITHSEKDDIAPYSDAQIFMEHLLLQHLSIQIEGKDTAALQTYVATRGDHHMIDPDLGVGLIYNPTSLAELTSYIIYTTSFVHSLVDGNTFQNVDCYDQYKQLMSNRAEKPEDQAYLIVNQARIVERLRATPFTEEPPQPEPAPFDKLQSASSYTPTTGLLKLYLGDHYTGDVRTDFTWFLKHCFRPVNWTATKEVLTDAGKQMLENEQFVDQIVTMIEREKSFLAEHPDYVPLYHTAEYSSMQLYCFINLWIKTLRAELTNRLSTITEMRLVNFIKNSIDNIDIFLLKWRRLHSNGETFNNILGAPDRIAACNPSSISNSHSTASSSLWWYFKAAYGERTPFDELFGDFFRILEIYSPQRCARYKHFFERAYHGLQGKPQALMQQIFLPKKLAHKKSYMCQIWGEEFSHNDMELSSPNSLELLRSDPEQFEMKLREQKHAFQNFGNCPGFGDTDNGFKYAGLLQNRWMAGELEGVVIYSHFRDEKQHQAFVAELSELVLEDFSDFLANATDLHDSVIPGTYQTKLRLYEEWGLFKRPTRVSDHLFYKQQLQLFRGEVENPQGKTFELIFQVDRDSKIKMQERLRQTNGGDPGSKQVFIYSLCRYLKGYTYYELLEEIAKKAILEPEENLKKKYPPDYLRFAPNNYPYFMSMVQQFSTPDAVEAYDLSSNGYHEFYKLCHDKIRGLSYRDSGKDESDFFLETSKGTCYAVDLWDMELWTAIECALRHARLCKEKNNGHDVRSRVERLY, from the coding sequence ATGACTCCTCAAACCTTAATTGAACTGTATATTAAACAAAAAAATAAAGCCCGTTTTTCAACAAGTAAGATTTTCCAGGAAGGATACAAAAAAGCATTTCAAGAGGCTACAGCTGATGTTGAAATTGTGGCTAGCGATGAATTTGCACCCCCACTTTTTGAAGGTCAGCCTTCAATTCCTTTTGTGCTCTTTAAGCCTAAAACGGTCAATGCTGAGCGTCCAGCCCCTTTGATTATTCATACGCATGGTGGTCCGAATGTATACATGTCAAAGGATAATTTGCATGCCGAAATTGCTTACTTTCTCACACATGGTTTTGTTGTAGCCTGTCCTAATTATCGCGGCAGTACTGATTATCCTGTTGAAGGGAAAGAAAAGGAAGATTGGTTAAAATGGAAAGATTTGGCTAAAGATAAACATCATATCTATGGGCCGCAGGATATTTACGCAGTGACTCAGTATATGCTTGCAATGGGGTTTATTAATAGTCCCAAGGCAATTCTTAGAGGGGGTAGTTTTGGCTCATTCATCAATGCGCACTTGTTAGCGCAGGTTAAGAAAGGGATTTTTGAAAATCTGTTTAGCGGCGCCCATTTTAGCGGCGGCGTTAAATATCCACATGCCAGTTCGATGCCAACTGATATTCCCATTCTGATAACCCACTCAGAAAAAGACGATATTGCTCCCTATTCCGATGCACAAATCTTTATGGAGCATTTGTTATTACAGCATTTGTCCATTCAGATTGAGGGTAAAGATACGGCAGCCTTGCAAACCTATGTTGCCACAAGAGGCGATCATCACATGATTGATCCGGATCTGGGAGTGGGGCTTATTTATAATCCAACGTCATTAGCAGAACTAACCAGCTACATTATTTATACTACTTCTTTCGTTCATTCACTAGTCGACGGTAATACATTCCAGAATGTAGATTGCTATGATCAATATAAACAATTAATGTCAAACCGTGCTGAAAAACCGGAAGACCAGGCGTATTTGATTGTGAATCAGGCGCGAATTGTTGAACGCTTACGAGCGACCCCCTTTACAGAAGAGCCGCCACAACCCGAACCTGCTCCATTTGATAAACTTCAATCGGCTTCATCCTATACACCTACTACAGGCTTGTTAAAACTATATTTGGGAGACCATTATACTGGTGATGTCAGAACGGATTTCACCTGGTTTTTAAAGCATTGTTTTCGGCCAGTTAATTGGACAGCAACCAAAGAGGTGCTGACTGATGCGGGTAAACAAATGCTGGAAAACGAACAGTTTGTCGATCAGATAGTGACGATGATTGAGCGAGAGAAAAGTTTTCTGGCAGAGCATCCGGATTATGTGCCCCTTTATCACACCGCTGAATATTCCAGCATGCAACTCTATTGCTTTATTAATTTGTGGATCAAGACTTTGAGAGCAGAATTAACCAATCGTTTATCTACTATCACTGAAATGCGATTAGTTAATTTTATAAAAAACAGTATTGATAATATTGATATTTTTCTTCTGAAATGGCGCCGCTTGCATAGTAATGGCGAGACTTTCAATAATATTTTAGGCGCTCCGGACAGAATAGCCGCTTGCAATCCTTCTTCTATCTCAAATTCACACAGTACGGCCTCCTCATCGCTATGGTGGTATTTTAAAGCAGCCTATGGGGAGCGGACTCCATTTGATGAACTGTTTGGTGATTTTTTCAGAATATTGGAAATCTATTCCCCACAGCGTTGCGCGCGCTATAAACATTTTTTTGAAAGAGCCTATCATGGGTTACAGGGAAAACCGCAGGCTCTGATGCAGCAAATATTTCTCCCTAAAAAACTGGCTCATAAAAAATCGTATATGTGTCAGATATGGGGAGAAGAGTTTTCTCATAATGATATGGAGCTTTCCTCTCCCAACAGCCTTGAGTTATTAAGAAGTGACCCTGAACAATTTGAAATGAAGCTTCGTGAACAGAAGCATGCTTTTCAAAATTTTGGAAATTGTCCTGGATTTGGTGATACAGATAATGGGTTCAAATACGCCGGCTTGTTGCAAAATCGCTGGATGGCCGGTGAGCTTGAGGGTGTGGTGATTTATTCACATTTTCGCGATGAAAAACAGCATCAAGCCTTTGTAGCCGAACTAAGTGAATTGGTGTTAGAAGACTTTTCAGATTTTCTTGCCAATGCCACTGACTTGCACGACTCAGTGATACCTGGCACTTATCAAACCAAGCTTCGGCTTTACGAGGAATGGGGTTTATTTAAGAGGCCTACCCGAGTAAGCGATCATTTATTTTATAAACAACAGCTGCAGCTTTTCAGGGGAGAGGTCGAGAATCCGCAGGGTAAAACATTTGAATTGATTTTTCAGGTGGATAGAGATTCCAAGATTAAAATGCAGGAGCGTTTAAGGCAAACGAATGGCGGCGATCCTGGCAGCAAGCAGGTTTTCATTTACTCCCTTTGCCGGTATTTGAAGGGCTATACTTATTACGAACTTTTGGAAGAAATAGCGAAGAAGGCAATTCTTGAACCGGAAGAGAATTTAAAGAAAAAATATCCTCCAGACTATTTACGCTTCGCACCCAATAACTACCCTTATTTTATGAGCATGGTCCAGCAATTCAGCACCCCTGATGCAGTAGAAGCCTATGATCTCAGTTCCAATGGATATCATGAGTTTTATAAGTTATGCCACGATAAAATCAGAGGGCTTTCCTATCGAGACAGTGGTAAAGACGAAAGTGATTTTTTTCTTGAGACTTCCAAAGGTACTTGTTATGCGGTGGACCTATGGGATATGGAATTGTGGACTGCTATTGAATGTGCGCTAAGACATGCCAGGTTGTGTAAGGAAAAGAATAACGGACATGATGTTCGGTCCAGGGTAGAACGACTTTACTAG
- a CDS encoding class I SAM-dependent methyltransferase, with amino-acid sequence MIENLSIAYENALQYSQAEELSKRLNLPINLSARNQLLVASNGLSLKIAPFSAQQASFDFSYWQARKNEGKKQGLVRACKPQAGLRIIDATAGWGRDAAVLASFGASVLMLERNPVIAVLLEDALMRRDQGSENALQLSVLHCDAIHFLNELKEEQYPDIIYIDPMHPVRQKTALVKKDLQVLQQLIGSDYDANQLLQIARKRARNKVVVKWPQSLPPLFPANSNIPGKTIRFDVYLPVP; translated from the coding sequence ATGATTGAAAATTTATCTATCGCCTATGAAAATGCTCTGCAATATTCACAAGCGGAAGAATTGTCAAAGCGCTTGAATTTGCCCATCAATTTATCCGCAAGGAACCAGCTGCTTGTCGCCAGCAATGGTTTATCACTCAAAATTGCTCCTTTTTCAGCCCAGCAGGCGAGTTTTGACTTTAGCTATTGGCAAGCTCGAAAAAACGAGGGCAAAAAGCAGGGGCTGGTTCGTGCTTGCAAACCACAAGCCGGTTTGCGCATAATCGATGCCACAGCAGGTTGGGGGCGGGATGCAGCAGTCCTTGCTTCTTTTGGGGCAAGCGTTCTGATGCTGGAACGAAATCCGGTGATAGCGGTATTATTAGAGGATGCATTAATGCGCCGAGATCAAGGGTCTGAAAATGCTCTCCAATTATCAGTTCTCCACTGCGATGCGATTCATTTTTTGAATGAACTAAAGGAAGAGCAGTATCCTGATATCATTTATATCGATCCCATGCATCCGGTGCGTCAAAAAACGGCGCTTGTCAAAAAAGATTTGCAGGTGCTGCAGCAACTGATTGGCAGTGATTATGACGCAAATCAGTTATTGCAGATTGCCAGGAAAAGAGCCCGCAATAAAGTGGTTGTCAAATGGCCGCAATCCCTTCCTCCCTTGTTTCCGGCGAATTCTAATATTCCAGGTAAAACAATCCGTTTCGATGTGTATCTTCCAGTTCCCTGA
- the gmhB gene encoding D-glycero-beta-D-manno-heptose 1,7-bisphosphate 7-phosphatase, producing the protein MNKVILLDRDGIINSDSINYIRCEDDFNFLPGSKEAIARLTRAGYLLGVATNQSGVSRGYYTEKTLERIHQKMLGELQAVGGEIAAIEYCLHMPDEGCLCRKPEPGLLRRLAKRFSCSLEGVPFVGDRVSDIQAALAAGATPVMVLSPMTDRVGLMNYPEVPVFHSLLEYVESLQGQG; encoded by the coding sequence ATGAATAAAGTGATTCTGCTGGATCGGGATGGTATTATCAATTCCGATTCAATCAACTATATTCGCTGCGAGGATGATTTTAATTTCTTGCCAGGCAGCAAAGAGGCTATTGCCAGATTGACCCGGGCAGGTTATTTGCTGGGGGTTGCCACCAATCAGTCCGGCGTATCGCGTGGTTATTACACTGAAAAAACGCTGGAGCGGATACATCAGAAAATGCTTGGCGAGTTGCAGGCGGTGGGGGGTGAAATAGCCGCTATAGAATATTGCCTTCACATGCCAGATGAAGGCTGTTTGTGCCGTAAACCAGAGCCTGGTTTATTGCGACGCTTAGCCAAAAGGTTTTCTTGCTCTCTCGAAGGGGTTCCCTTCGTTGGCGACAGAGTATCCGATATCCAGGCCGCACTGGCAGCTGGCGCCACACCAGTTATGGTGTTATCGCCAATGACCGATCGGGTAGGACTAATGAATTATCCAGAAGTTCCTGTTTTCCACTCCTTACTGGAATATGTGGAAAGTTTGCAAGGACAGGGATGA
- the glyS gene encoding glycine--tRNA ligase subunit beta, translating to MVNDFLFELGCEELPSGSVLPLSRELACNIKDALEKAEIAYGEIKSFATPRRLAVLISKVAREQPSQTSVKRGPAVAAAYDAEGKFSPALLGFARSCGVDVEQLSRSKTDKGEWFVYESHSPGAPSETLLPALVQQALANLPIPKPMRWGTGDDEFSRPVHWAVMLWGKQIIKASIFGMATGRITYGHRFHHPHAVQIDQPADYEQALHSASVVADFGKRRQLIVDQIEKTAAEARGTAIMPEELVDEVTSIVEWPQALLASFDPAFLNVPPEALIASMQSHQKCFALKDESQQLMPLFIAISNIESKKPKQVIAGNEKVMRARLSDAAFFFEQDKKQTLSRHLDSISKVIFQAKLGSLLDKSLRIQGIMEHLIKPLGLDREQAMRAAELSKCDLMTGMVGEFPELQGLMGYYYARHDGEKLDVAVALNEQYLPRFAGDGLPQSSLGLALSLADRLDTLVGIFAIGQKPTGMKDPFKLRRHALAIVRMLVSNNTELNLSELIEASISAYGRLINANEPALKEIQAFILERLNSYYQAQAVSNDIVLAVRARQADNLYDFEQRVQALLHFINLPEASSLSAACKRVSNILQQQSNHMHVDSSLFSEVAEQHLYASLLEVEERSKSWQETKKYSLILNQLAGLKTAVDAFFERVMVMVDEEKIKANRLALLSRLQVLLQSVADISVLQTVS from the coding sequence ATGGTCAATGATTTTTTATTTGAATTAGGTTGTGAAGAGTTGCCCTCCGGCTCTGTTTTGCCTCTTTCCCGAGAACTAGCCTGTAACATAAAGGATGCACTGGAAAAAGCCGAAATTGCTTATGGTGAAATTAAATCATTTGCTACGCCAAGGCGCCTTGCTGTCCTGATAAGCAAAGTGGCTAGAGAACAGCCCTCTCAAACCTCGGTCAAAAGAGGCCCGGCAGTGGCGGCGGCTTATGATGCCGAGGGTAAATTTAGTCCTGCACTGCTAGGATTTGCGCGCTCTTGCGGAGTTGATGTTGAACAGCTTAGCCGCAGCAAAACCGATAAGGGCGAATGGTTTGTTTATGAAAGTCATTCCCCCGGAGCACCCAGCGAAACCTTACTGCCTGCACTGGTCCAACAGGCATTGGCGAATTTGCCGATACCAAAACCTATGCGCTGGGGAACAGGTGATGATGAGTTTTCTCGACCTGTTCACTGGGCTGTCATGCTTTGGGGTAAGCAAATCATTAAAGCAAGCATTTTTGGTATGGCAACAGGACGCATCACCTATGGACATCGCTTTCATCACCCTCACGCTGTTCAAATAGACCAGCCTGCCGATTATGAACAAGCTTTACATAGTGCGTCGGTTGTTGCTGACTTTGGCAAACGCCGTCAATTAATTGTTGATCAGATTGAAAAAACAGCAGCAGAGGCCAGAGGAACAGCCATCATGCCCGAAGAGCTGGTGGATGAGGTGACCTCAATTGTAGAATGGCCACAGGCCTTATTAGCCAGTTTTGATCCGGCTTTTCTGAATGTTCCACCCGAAGCATTAATCGCTTCTATGCAATCACACCAGAAATGTTTCGCTTTAAAAGATGAAAGCCAGCAGTTGATGCCCTTATTTATCGCAATTTCAAATATCGAAAGCAAAAAGCCGAAACAGGTAATCGCGGGTAATGAAAAGGTCATGCGCGCGCGTTTGAGTGACGCTGCTTTCTTTTTTGAACAGGATAAAAAGCAGACACTTTCCCGACATCTCGATTCAATTTCAAAAGTAATTTTTCAGGCAAAACTGGGTAGTCTGCTCGATAAATCGCTCCGCATTCAAGGGATTATGGAACATCTCATAAAGCCTCTGGGTTTAGACAGAGAACAGGCAATGCGTGCAGCAGAGCTTAGCAAGTGTGATTTGATGACCGGTATGGTTGGTGAGTTCCCTGAATTACAGGGCCTTATGGGATACTATTATGCCCGGCATGATGGTGAAAAGCTGGATGTTGCTGTCGCTCTTAATGAACAATATCTACCGCGCTTTGCGGGTGATGGCCTCCCACAGTCTTCTCTTGGTCTCGCACTGTCTTTGGCCGATCGTCTGGATACCCTGGTTGGAATTTTCGCGATTGGGCAGAAGCCTACTGGTATGAAAGATCCGTTCAAGTTGCGACGGCATGCTCTAGCTATTGTACGTATGCTGGTGAGTAATAACACCGAGTTGAATCTTTCGGAATTAATTGAGGCTTCCATCAGCGCTTATGGCCGTCTGATTAATGCCAATGAGCCGGCTTTGAAAGAAATTCAAGCTTTTATTCTGGAACGCTTGAATTCCTATTATCAAGCGCAAGCTGTGAGCAATGATATTGTACTGGCAGTTCGTGCCCGCCAGGCTGACAATCTCTACGATTTTGAGCAGCGAGTTCAGGCATTGCTTCATTTTATTAACTTGCCCGAAGCGAGCTCCCTGTCAGCGGCCTGTAAGCGTGTCAGCAATATTCTGCAGCAGCAAAGCAATCATATGCATGTGGATTCCAGCCTGTTTTCAGAAGTTGCTGAACAGCATCTTTATGCTTCTCTTCTCGAAGTCGAGGAGCGATCCAAAAGCTGGCAGGAAACTAAAAAATATTCGCTGATATTAAATCAGTTAGCCGGCTTGAAAACTGCAGTTGATGCATTTTTTGAGCGAGTGATGGTTATGGTCGACGAAGAAAAAATCAAGGCTAATCGCTTGGCTTTGCTGAGTCGTTTACAGGTGCTGCTCCAGAGTGTAGCAGATATTTCGGTATTACAGACGGTATCATGA